A single Argentina anserina chromosome 7, drPotAnse1.1, whole genome shotgun sequence DNA region contains:
- the LOC126801933 gene encoding protein ENHANCED DISEASE RESISTANCE 4-like codes for MGDSGGKVRLVRCPKCENLLPELADYSVYQCGGCGAVLRAKKKRLDGDALSEKSDEEMVGGVFATLANSDDKGVVVLSDVSDTDVKSSEGSLVSDQRILENEDAEICMKPPKAATDNWAVENGLGRSMKKDEPGNAVRNVMGREHGDLSSEFGSTSLSRRSAWMAAWQAGENGAKGGFQRNPRTDVEGMRSLTSNYPDEGPSNYQSGSSNRIGEALRKANDHDGATRVMSLEQDRAELLRKLDELRDQLSRSCDMADRSKEKAPLDGRMVPPVDPYGGTDTSYPAASSGPSRSSMQYVGPDKHFSGHPHPQYNQYPDHFPYANGHETAMPSFTPSMQNSTSFPGYGDPYGHQMLSGAQHPFPRQYKQPSHPYFSVQYAENHLDPYELHPHNAMLHQPSCPCFYCYEKHKRSSAPIPPNPFQNKRFTDFPGNPILSHPENPGLIGPNDHYRHRTAVPQPFQVPQPHTRWPNDLNSYTGSFPLRMELASVGRRCRPFSGGAPFVTCNNCFEILQLPKKVLLMEKSQQKIRCGACSTVVDFAVSNRKIVLSHHAEMKQNHSEVDNSLSQVVIDGSSHSHGHVSRIYTQFSSEDYDNSGYDFQSIDREPALPFPVLSSTTTKPNEMQSFHSSSPSTSEDDCNPELPIAPRDVTNSTQQPIKATFSPPPPGSPLQDHFDYSGNNAVNRLGKGNRSSRSDQEKVKQNKITSRQNSLKETSLATEMEVSFNEYSNTGVSQDSWDASKEEGQPKVNKGGDSFITNFIKKSFRDFSKSNQTNEHGRSNVSINGHPIPDRVLKKAEKIAGTVHPGQYWYDFRAGFWGIMGGPGQGIIPPFIEEFNYPMPENCAGGNTGILVNGRELHERDLDLLASRGLPTARDRSYIIEISGRVLDEDTGEELDSLGKLAPTVQKVKRGFGMKPPKVPT; via the exons ATGGGGGATTCTGGTGGAAAAGTGAGGCTGGTTCGGTGCCCAAAGTGTGAGAATCTTCTTCCTGAGCTAGCTGATTACTCCGTGTATCAGTGTGGTGGCTGTGGTGCTGTTCTTAGAG CGAAAAAGAAAAGGCTAGATGGGGATGCTTTGTCTGAGAAGTCGGACGAAGAAATGGTGGGAGGAGTTTTTGCTACATTAGCTAATTCAGATGATAAAGGAGTAGTTGTTTTGAGTGATGTTTCTGATACAGATGTTAAGTCAAGTGAAGGCTCTTTGGTATCTGATCAAAGGATTTTAGAGAATGAAGATGCTGAAATATGTATGAAGCCACCCAAAGCTGCAACTGATAACTGGGCTGTAGAGAATGGCCTCGGTAGGAGCATGAAGAAAGATGAACCGGGGAATGCAGTGAGAAATGTGATGGGAAGAGAGCATGGAGATTTGAGTTCAGAATTTGGTTCCACGAGCTTAAGCCGAAGATCAGCATGGATGGCAGCTTGGCAAGCTGGGGAGAATGGTGCAAAAGGTGGGTTTCAAAGAAATCCAAGAACTGATGTCGAAGGTATGAGGTCTTTGACTTCTAATTATCCAGACGAGGGTCCATCAAATTACCAGTCCGGTTCTTCTAATAGGATTGGGGAAGCATTGAGGAAAGCTAATGACCATGATGGGGCAACAAGAGTTATGTCCCTTGAACAAGACCGAGCTGAGCTTCTGAGGAAGCTGGATGAGTTGAGGGATCAACTTAGTCGGTCTTGTGATATGGCTGATAGGTCAAAAGAGAAAGCTCCTCTTGATGGGAGAATGGTCCCTCCAGTAGATCCTTATGGTGGTACCGACACTTCATATCCAGCTGCTTCTTCGGGACCAAGTAGATCTTCCATGCAGTACGTTGGACCTGATAAACATTTTTCAGGACACCCTCACCCTCAGTATAATCAATATCCCGACCATTTTCCCTATGCCAATGGCCATGAAACTGCTATGCCTAGCTTCACTCCTTCCATGCAAAACTCAACTAGTTTTCCAGGTTATGGGGATCCTTATGGACACCAAATGCTCAGTGGAGCTCAACATCCATTTCCTAGGCAATACAAACAGCCATCCCATCCATACTTTTCTGTACAGTATGCTGAAAATCATCTTGATCCATATGAACTGCATCCACATAACGCAATGCTCCACCAACCTTCTTGTCCCTGTTTCTATTGCTATGAAAAACACAAGCGTTCATCAGCACCAATTCCACCCAATCCTTTCCAAAATAAAAGGTTCACGGACTTCCCTGGAAATCCCATCTTATCCCATCCTGAAAACCCTGGGTTGATTGGTCCTAATGATCACTACAGACATAGGACTGCAGTTCCCCAACCCTTTCAAGTTCCTCAACCCCATACAAGATGGCCAAATGATCTCAACTCCTACACGGGCAGCTTTCCTCTGAGGATGGAGCTAGCCAGTGTTGGTCGGCGATGTCGTCCATTTTCTGGTGGTGCTCCATTTGTCACATGCAACAATTGCTTTGAAATTCTTCAACTGCCTAAGAAAGTATTGCTTATGGAAAAGAGTCAACAGAAGATACGGTGTGGTGCTTGTTCTACTGTAGTTGATTTTGCAGTTTCAAATAGGAAAATTGTTCTTTCACATCACGctgaaatgaaacaaaatcatTCAGAAGTTGATAATAGCTTGAGCCAGGTGGTTATAGATGGGTCTTCACATTCTCATGGCCATGTTTCTCGGATTTATACTCAGTTCTCTTCTGAAGATTATGATAATTCTGGTTATGATTTTCAGTCTATAGATAGAGAACCTGCTTTACCATTTCCAGTACTGAGTTCAACAACAACCAAGCCTAATGAGATGCAAAGCTTTCATTCATCATCTCCCAGTACCTCTGAGGATGACTGCAACCCAGAACTTCCAATTGCTCCACGAGATGTCACAAACTCTACTCAGCAGCCTATCAAAGCCACTTTTTCACCACCACCTCCTGGTTCACCTCTGCAGGATCATTTTGATTACTCAGGAAATAATGCGGTAAATCGTCTTGGGAAGGGAAACCGAAGTAGTCGCTCAGATCAAGAGAAGGTGAAGCAAAATAAGATTACGTCGAGACAAAATTCCTTGAAAGAGACATCATTGGCCACTGAAATGGAGGTATCATTCAATGAGTACTCTAATACGGGGGTTTCCCAAGATTCATGGGATGCAAGCAAAGAGGAGGGTcagccaaaagtcaacaaaggtGGTGATTcgttcatcaccaacttcattAAGAAGAGCTTTAGAGATTTTTCCAAGTCTAATCAGACAAACGAGCATGGTAGGAGCAATGTTTCAATCAATGGGCACCCCATACCAGACCGTGTGCTGAAGAAGGCCGAAAAGATTGCTGGAACAGTTCATCCTGGACAATATTG GTATGATTTCCGGGCAGGATTCTGGGGTATCATGGGTGGGCCTGGGCAAGGCATAATTCCT CCATTTATTGAAGAGTTCAATTACCCGATGCCTGAGAACTGTGCTGGTGGAAATACTGGTATTTTAGTAAATGGAAGAGAGCTCCACGAAAGGGATTTGGATTTGTTGGCCAGTAGAGGACTTCCCACTGCCAGAGATAGATCTTACATCATTGAGATCTCCGGGAGAGTTCTAGATGAGGACACTGGTGAAGAACTTGATAGCCTTGGCAAGCTTGCCCCAAC GGTCCAGAAGGTGAAGCGAGGATTTGGCATGAAGCCTCCAAAAGTACCTACATGA
- the LOC126803658 gene encoding uncharacterized protein LOC126803658: MQERMEGKGDHEAALAIWDCGSPLYDSYELASVTHLIERHLMEFPYIGGSFKRFIAKDVCHSSSSDRTSATSTTTTTTTTTTTTTTTMLEANGSNSMEESQILGIKKMWKRKDGGKKDKTKEMKTAGFFGLYRRLGLWRKKHCR, encoded by the coding sequence ATGCAGGAGAGAATGGAAGGCAAAGGAGATCATGAAGCAGCATTGGCTATATGGGACTGTGGCAGCCCCTTGTATGACTCGTATGAACTGGCCTCGGTTACTCATTTGATCGAGCGCCATCTGATGGAATTCCCATATATAGGAGGATCGTTCAAGCGGTTCATAGCCAAGGACGTTTGTCATTCCTCTTCATCCGATAGGACCTCAGCTACtagtactactactactactactactactactactactactactactacaatGTTGGAGGCAAATGGGTCTAATTCAATGGAGGAAAGCCAAATATTGGGGATCAAGAAGATGTGGAAGAGGAAGGATGGAGGGAAAAAAGACAAGACCAAGGAAATGAAGACTGCTGGATTTTTCGGCCTTTACAGGAGGCTTGGTCTCTGGAGGAAGAAGCATTGCAGGTGA
- the LOC126801472 gene encoding jasmonoyl--L-amino acid synthetase JAR6 isoform X1 yields MRFIIRTNEIHYRVFFVVLLSIYNRVIFLCRGFNHTTYGVFVLLAVKMLEKKGEFNMEKVIEDFEAMTSNAERIQKETLKKILEQNRSAEYLQLLGLDGRTDPESFKRIVPLVTHKDLDPYIQRIADGDSSPVLTGKPITTISLSSGTTQGRSKFVPFNDELMENTMQIYQTSFAFRNREFPIGNGKALQFIYGSKQFQTKGGLAAGTATTNVYRCSKFKETMKAMQTPCCSPDEVIFGLEFHQSLYCHLLCGLIFSDEIQLVGSTFAHSIVQAFRTFELLWEELCSDIRDGTLSSRITVPSIRAAMSKLLKPNPELADSIHRKCSGLSNWYGLIPALFPNAKYLYGVMTGSMEPYTNKLRHYAPGLPLLSADYGSSEGWIAANVNPKVPTEMTTYVVLPNIGYFEFIPIRDGIEFKPVGLTEVKIGEEYEVVVTNFAGLYRYRLGDVVKVMGFHNSTPELKFLCRSNLLLNINIDKNTEKDLQISVEEAAKLLAAEKLEVVDFSSHVDLSTDPGHYVIFWELSGEASQEVLGECCNCLDKSFVDAGYMSSRKVNGIGPLELRILRKGTFQKILHHYLAQGSAVNQFKTPRCVGVNNSKVLQILCGNVVRSFTSTAYNK; encoded by the exons ATGAGATTTATTATAAGAACTAATGAGATTCATTACAGGGTTTTTTTCGTTGTATTGTTGAGCATCTATAATAGGGTCATCTTTCTTTGTCGTGGTTTTAATCATACCACATATGGTGTCTTTGTTCTTCTAGCAGTGAAGATGTTGGAGAAAAAAGGAGAGTTCAACATGGAGAAAGTCATAGAGGATTTTGAAGCAATGACAAGTAATGCGGAGAGGATCCAGAAGGAGACCCTCAAGAAGATTCTGGAGCAAAACAGATCCGCAGAGTACTTGCAGCTCTTGGGACTCGATGGAAGAACTGACCCTGAGAGTTTCAAGAGGATTGTTCCCCTTGTGACTCACAAGGACTTGGACCCTTATATTCAGAGAATTGCAGATGGTGATTCCTCTCCAGTTCTCACTGGAAAACCAATCACAACAATCTCTCTGAG TTCTGGTACTACTCAAGGAAGGTCAAAGTTTGTGCCTTTCAATGATGAACTGATGGAAAATACCATGCAGATATACCAAACCTCTTTTGCCTTCAGAAACAG GGAGTTTCCTATTGGGAATGGGAAGGCCTTACAGTTCATCTATGGAAgcaagcaatttcaaaccaaaGGTGGTTTGGCAGCTGGGACTGCAACCACCAATGTTTACCGTTGCTCGAAGTTCAAGGAAACAATGAAGGCCATGCAGACCCCTTGCTGCAGCCCTGATGAAGTAATATTTGGTCTCGAGTTCCACCAATCTCTATACTGCCATCTGTTATGTGGGCTGATCTTCAGTGATGAGATTCAGTTGGTAGGCTCGACATTTGCTCACAGCATAGTCCAAGCTTTCAGAACCTTTGAGTTATTGTGGGAGGAACTGTGTTCTGATATTCGAGATGGTACCCTCAGCAGCCGGATCACAGTGCCATCGATCCGTGCAGCCATGTCCAAATTACTTAAGCCAAACCCGGAATTGGCTGATTCGATTCACAGAAAATGTTCTGGATTGAGTAATTGGTATGGTCTGATACCGGCCCTTTTCCCTAATGCCAAGTACTTATATGGAGTAATGACTGGGTCGATGGAGCCTTATACGAACAAGCTGAGGCATTATGCACCAGGTTTACCTTTGTTGAGTGCTGATTATGGTTCTTCTGAGGGTTGGATTGCAGCAAATGTCAACCCAAAAGTACCAACTGAGATGACCACTTATGTTGTGCTCCCTAACATTGGCTACTTTGAATTCATCCCTATTAGGGATGGCATTGAGTTCAAACCAGTGGGTCTTACTGAAGTGAAAATTGGTGAAGAGTATGAGGTTGTGGTCACTAATTTTGCAG GTTTGTACCGATACAGACTAGGAGATGTAGTGAAGGTGATGGGGTTCCATAACTCGACACCTGAGCTCAAATTCCTCTGCCGTAGCAATCTTCTGCTTAACATCAACATCGACAAGAACACTGAGAAAGATTTGCAGATATCTGTCGAAGAAGCAGCCAAGCTTTTGGCTGCAGAAAAATTGGAAGTCGTTGATTTCTCAAGCCATGTAGACTTGTCCACAGACCCTGGTCACTATGTGATCTTCTGGGAACTTAGTGGTGAAGCATCCCAAGAGGTTCTCGGTGAATGCTGCAACTGCTTGGACAAGTCTTTTGTGGATGCAGGCTACATGAGCTCAAGGAAAGTCAACGGCATCGGTCCACTCGAGCTCCGAATTCTTAGGAAGGGAACTTTCCAAAAGATTCTCCACCATTACCTTGCACAAGGATCTGCTGTCAACCAGTTCAAGACCCCAAGATGTGTAGGGGTTAACAACAGCAAGGTTTTGCAAATCTTATGTGGCAATGTAGTTAGGAGCTTCACTAGTACCGCTTACAATAAATAA
- the LOC126801472 gene encoding jasmonoyl--L-amino acid synthetase JAR6 isoform X2, producing the protein MLEKKGEFNMEKVIEDFEAMTSNAERIQKETLKKILEQNRSAEYLQLLGLDGRTDPESFKRIVPLVTHKDLDPYIQRIADGDSSPVLTGKPITTISLSSGTTQGRSKFVPFNDELMENTMQIYQTSFAFRNREFPIGNGKALQFIYGSKQFQTKGGLAAGTATTNVYRCSKFKETMKAMQTPCCSPDEVIFGLEFHQSLYCHLLCGLIFSDEIQLVGSTFAHSIVQAFRTFELLWEELCSDIRDGTLSSRITVPSIRAAMSKLLKPNPELADSIHRKCSGLSNWYGLIPALFPNAKYLYGVMTGSMEPYTNKLRHYAPGLPLLSADYGSSEGWIAANVNPKVPTEMTTYVVLPNIGYFEFIPIRDGIEFKPVGLTEVKIGEEYEVVVTNFAGLYRYRLGDVVKVMGFHNSTPELKFLCRSNLLLNINIDKNTEKDLQISVEEAAKLLAAEKLEVVDFSSHVDLSTDPGHYVIFWELSGEASQEVLGECCNCLDKSFVDAGYMSSRKVNGIGPLELRILRKGTFQKILHHYLAQGSAVNQFKTPRCVGVNNSKVLQILCGNVVRSFTSTAYNK; encoded by the exons ATGTTGGAGAAAAAAGGAGAGTTCAACATGGAGAAAGTCATAGAGGATTTTGAAGCAATGACAAGTAATGCGGAGAGGATCCAGAAGGAGACCCTCAAGAAGATTCTGGAGCAAAACAGATCCGCAGAGTACTTGCAGCTCTTGGGACTCGATGGAAGAACTGACCCTGAGAGTTTCAAGAGGATTGTTCCCCTTGTGACTCACAAGGACTTGGACCCTTATATTCAGAGAATTGCAGATGGTGATTCCTCTCCAGTTCTCACTGGAAAACCAATCACAACAATCTCTCTGAG TTCTGGTACTACTCAAGGAAGGTCAAAGTTTGTGCCTTTCAATGATGAACTGATGGAAAATACCATGCAGATATACCAAACCTCTTTTGCCTTCAGAAACAG GGAGTTTCCTATTGGGAATGGGAAGGCCTTACAGTTCATCTATGGAAgcaagcaatttcaaaccaaaGGTGGTTTGGCAGCTGGGACTGCAACCACCAATGTTTACCGTTGCTCGAAGTTCAAGGAAACAATGAAGGCCATGCAGACCCCTTGCTGCAGCCCTGATGAAGTAATATTTGGTCTCGAGTTCCACCAATCTCTATACTGCCATCTGTTATGTGGGCTGATCTTCAGTGATGAGATTCAGTTGGTAGGCTCGACATTTGCTCACAGCATAGTCCAAGCTTTCAGAACCTTTGAGTTATTGTGGGAGGAACTGTGTTCTGATATTCGAGATGGTACCCTCAGCAGCCGGATCACAGTGCCATCGATCCGTGCAGCCATGTCCAAATTACTTAAGCCAAACCCGGAATTGGCTGATTCGATTCACAGAAAATGTTCTGGATTGAGTAATTGGTATGGTCTGATACCGGCCCTTTTCCCTAATGCCAAGTACTTATATGGAGTAATGACTGGGTCGATGGAGCCTTATACGAACAAGCTGAGGCATTATGCACCAGGTTTACCTTTGTTGAGTGCTGATTATGGTTCTTCTGAGGGTTGGATTGCAGCAAATGTCAACCCAAAAGTACCAACTGAGATGACCACTTATGTTGTGCTCCCTAACATTGGCTACTTTGAATTCATCCCTATTAGGGATGGCATTGAGTTCAAACCAGTGGGTCTTACTGAAGTGAAAATTGGTGAAGAGTATGAGGTTGTGGTCACTAATTTTGCAG GTTTGTACCGATACAGACTAGGAGATGTAGTGAAGGTGATGGGGTTCCATAACTCGACACCTGAGCTCAAATTCCTCTGCCGTAGCAATCTTCTGCTTAACATCAACATCGACAAGAACACTGAGAAAGATTTGCAGATATCTGTCGAAGAAGCAGCCAAGCTTTTGGCTGCAGAAAAATTGGAAGTCGTTGATTTCTCAAGCCATGTAGACTTGTCCACAGACCCTGGTCACTATGTGATCTTCTGGGAACTTAGTGGTGAAGCATCCCAAGAGGTTCTCGGTGAATGCTGCAACTGCTTGGACAAGTCTTTTGTGGATGCAGGCTACATGAGCTCAAGGAAAGTCAACGGCATCGGTCCACTCGAGCTCCGAATTCTTAGGAAGGGAACTTTCCAAAAGATTCTCCACCATTACCTTGCACAAGGATCTGCTGTCAACCAGTTCAAGACCCCAAGATGTGTAGGGGTTAACAACAGCAAGGTTTTGCAAATCTTATGTGGCAATGTAGTTAGGAGCTTCACTAGTACCGCTTACAATAAATAA